The following are encoded together in the Proteiniphilum saccharofermentans genome:
- a CDS encoding helix-turn-helix domain-containing protein: protein METTYRVNRKHLGYNVKRLREILGVKQEDLAERLHLTQQSVSKLENKEDLDNETLEKIANAMNIPSDAIKNFTDEGAIHIISNNFSDNSSALYNNYTINNPIEKIVQLYDEKVELYERMLQSEKEKVALLEELLRDRPNI, encoded by the coding sequence ATGGAAACAACTTACAGGGTCAACCGGAAACATCTGGGATATAACGTGAAACGTCTTCGTGAAATACTGGGTGTGAAACAGGAGGATCTGGCGGAGAGGCTGCACCTGACACAACAATCGGTATCCAAGCTCGAGAATAAGGAGGATCTGGATAATGAAACGCTGGAGAAGATAGCCAATGCGATGAATATCCCTTCGGATGCCATAAAGAATTTTACCGACGAGGGAGCGATTCATATTATATCGAACAATTTTTCAGATAATTCTTCGGCATTGTATAATAATTATACGATCAATAACCCGATCGAAAAGATCGTGCAGTTGTATGATGAAAAAGTGGAGCTGTACGAGCGGATGCTTCAATCGGAGAAGGAGAAAGTGGCTTTGCTGGAAGAGTTGCTTCGGGATAGACCGAATATCTGA